The Sesamum indicum cultivar Zhongzhi No. 13 linkage group LG2, S_indicum_v1.0, whole genome shotgun sequence genome contains a region encoding:
- the LOC105156159 gene encoding LOW QUALITY PROTEIN: abscisic acid receptor PYR1-like (The sequence of the model RefSeq protein was modified relative to this genomic sequence to represent the inferred CDS: inserted 2 bases in 1 codon) codes for MEKVEATNPTAEQPNQDSAATAEAEEELMTAHHLTVPSGLSQEEFEDLKPVVTEFHNYGVNSGQCSSLLAQIVNAPAKEVWSIVRRFDKPQTYKHFIKSCSVREGFSLKVGDLRDVSVISGLPAATSTERLDILDDERRVTGFSIIGGDHRLRNYRSVTTVHXTVVLESYVVDVPEGNTEEDTRLFADTVVKLNLQKLASVAEAMGSD; via the exons ATGGAAAAAGTTGAAGCTACGAATCCGACAGCTGAACAACCAAACCAAGATTCGGCGGCGACGGCGGAGGCGGAGGAGGAGTTGATGACGGCCCACCATCTAACAGTTCCATCAGGGTTGAGCCAGGAAGAGTTCGAGGATCTAAAGCCCGTGGTCACTGAGTTCCACAACTACGGGGTCAACTCAGGCCAATGCTCTTCCCTACTGGCGCAAATCGTCAACGCGCCGGCGAAAGAGGTCTGGTCGATTGTGCGACGGTTCGACAAGCCACAGACGTACAAGCACTTCATCAAGAGCTGCAGCGTCAGGGAGGGCTTCAGCTTGAAGGTCGGGGACCTGAGGGACGTCAGCGTCATCTCGGGGTTGCCGGCGGCCACTAGCACCGAGAGGCTCGACATACTGGACGACGAGCGGCGCGTGACGGGCTTCAGCATCATCGGCGGGGACCATAGGCTGAGGAATTACAGGTCTGTGACCACCGTGCA GACCGTCGTCTTGGAATCGTATGTGGTGGATGTGCCGGAGGGGAACACGGAGGAGGACACGCGCCTCTTTGCTGATACTGTTGTGAAGCTGAATCTACAGAAGCTGGCTTCCGTTGCCGAAGCCATGGGGAGTGATTAA
- the LOC105156313 gene encoding PHD finger protein MALE STERILITY 1 — protein sequence MSQLDLSGCKKRKRGERVFKFKVFGERGYPAELNGLTFQENVRALLEYGQVESGVCGEMASWSFQLEVRRHPLLHLFLFVVEEPIELSLELRCKHCQYIGWGHHMICNKKYHFLLPSKSGSAEYCKSNVIELQGEGHSLHGVFHSNGFGHLLCINGSESGSDLPGYQIMEFWDRLCSGLGARKMSLKDVAKKKGMDLRLLHAVAYGKPWFGHWDYTFGRGSYGVSQEMYQNAVKAIQNIPLSLIAHQPGYQSFQQNDIQILLPRYQLLSGHSLITVGDLFHFMLELKFRIPKECSSIGSNYPGIMSDASCRWSPKRVEMAIHVVVEALKRAEYRWVSRQHVRDVARAYIGDTGLLDFVLKSLGNHMVGKYFVRRCLNPVTKVLEYCLEDVSRPFPKQEAAFPISEPRLKPQQTISRAQLVKDMFCMYKNILGNHNVITNTRVLGTIPMAARVILDSKHLVKEYYSGETSKNYETNKQTIYCSVILANGGTSTGPDEVATPYHRFVLRNNAAFDELRCEVEKTFREIYFGLRNFIAESVRNMNFKGSDLVFKTVKPGSKIAFEGKQEGTYGVICEGLMAVDCVCGAKDDDDGERMVSCDVCQVWQHTRCVQVPEDDEIPNVFVCSACEKHILSFRSLP from the exons ATGTCTCAATTGGACCTGAGTGGGTgcaagaagaggaagaggggAGAAAGGGTGTTCAAGTTCAAGGTGTTCGGAGAAAGAGGCTACCCGGCGGAGTTGAACGGCTTGACGTTTCAAGAGAATGTGAGAGCCCTTTTGGAGTATGGGCAGGTGGAGagtggtgtgtgtggggagATGGCGAGCTGGTCGTTTCAGCTGGAGGTTCGTCGCCATCCGTTGCTGCATTTGTTTCTGTTTGTTGTGGAAGAGCCCATTGAGCTGTCGCTTGAGCTGCGTTGCAAGCATTGTCAGTATATAG GCTGGGGGCACCACATGATCTGCAATAAGAAGTACCATTTCCTGCTGCCATCCAAGTCTGGTTCAGCTGAATATTGTAAGTCCAATGTGATTGAATTGCAGGGAGAGGGTCACAGCCTGCATGGTGTCTTCCACTCTAATGGCTTTGGTCATTTGCTCTGCATCAATGGGTCTGAATCTGGGTCAGACTTGCCTGGTTACCAAATCATGGAGTTTTGGGATCGTCTCTGCTCGGGGTTGGGAGCCAG GAAAATGAGCTTGAAAGATGTTGCAAAGAAGAAAGGCATGGATCTAAGGTTGCTCCATGCAGTAGCCTATGGCAAACCATGGTTCGGCCATTGGGACTACACGTTCGGGCGTGGAAGCTATGGAGTTAGCCAAGAAATGTACCAAAATGCTGTAAAAGCCATCCAAAACATTCCCTTAAGCCTGATAGCCCATCAACCTGGATATCAAAGTTTTCAACAAAATGACATCCAAATTCTATTGCCTAGGTACCAACTCTTGTCGGGACACTCCTTGATCACCGTAGGCGACCTGTTCCATTTCATGTTGGAGCTCAAATTCCGAATCCCCAAAGAGTGCAGCAGCATTGGTTCTAACTATCCAGGAATCATGTCGGATGCATCGTGCAGATGGTCTCCCAAGCGCGTTGAGATGGCCATTCATGTGGTCGTTGAGGCCTTGAAACGAGCTGAGTACCGTTGGGTGTCTAGACAACATGTACGTGATGTAGCACGTGCTTACATTGGCGACACGGGCTTGCTGGATTTCGTGCTCAAGTCATTAGGGAACCACATGGTGGGGAAATACTTCGTGCGTAGGTGCCTGAATCCGGTCACCAAAGTGTTGGAGTATTGCTTGGAGGACGTCTCCCGGCCGTTCCCCAAGCAAGAAGCAGCTTTCCCAATTAGTGAACCAAGATTGAAACCTCAGCAGACGATCTCTCGGGCACAACTCGTCAAGGACATGTTCTGCATGTACAAAAACATCCTCGGAAACCATAATGTGATAACCAACACTCGAGTGCTAGGTACAATTCCGATGGCTGCAAGAGTCATTCTTGATTCCAAGCACCTCGTTAAAGAGTACTATTCTGGCGAGACGTCAAAGAATTATGAAACAAACAAGCAAACCATATACTGCTCCGTTATCTTAGCGAACGGCGGGACATCAACAGGGCCGGACGAGGTAGCAACACCGTACCATCGTTTCGTGTTGAGAAACAATGCAGCATTCGACGAGCTGAGGTGTGAAGTGGAGAAGACGTTCAGAGAAATTTATTTCGGACTGAGGAACTTTATAGCAGAATCAGTGAGAAACATGAACTTCAAGGGGTCGGACTTGGTGTTTAAGACGGTTAAACCGGGCAGTAAAATCGCATTTGAGGGGAAGCAAGAAGGCACCTACGGTGTGATATGTGAAGGGCTAATGGCTGTGGACTGCGTTTGCGGTGCTAAGGACGACGACGACGGTGAGAGGATGGTGAGCTGTGATGTATGTCAAGTTTGGCAGCACACTCGGTGTGTGCAAGTGCCTGAGGACGATGAAATTCCTAATGTGTTTGTGTGCAGCGCTTGCGAGAAACATATCTTGAGTTTCCGCTCTTTACCTTAG
- the LOC105156160 gene encoding CASP-like protein 4D1 isoform X1 has protein sequence MKMPVGVEYDDKGSGDGVGVGSKFPVTALTARLLTLLSLIISVVVLKTNDKSFDNGYVLTYKDFRSYKYMFYVTVFGIGYTLLQIPFALYFMLKKKHLITSYGFLKFNFYADKAMTVLLATGAGAAFGATMDIKKYAGDRIPKLQDFLTVIYVPTTFLLVGCIACAISSVHSSLHLPR, from the exons atgaaaatgccTGTGGGTGTGGAGTACGATGATAAGGGTAGTGGTGATGGTGTTGGTGTTGGTTCCAAGTTCCCAGTTACAGCACTCACTGCAAGACTCCTCACCTTGCTTTCTCTCATCATTTCTGTTGTTGTTCTCAAGACCAACGACAAATCCTTCGACAATGGCTATGTCCTTACTTACAAGGATTTCCGTTCTTACAA GTACATGTTTTATGTCACGGTATTTGGAATTGGCTACACCTTGCTGCAAATCCCATTTGCACTATACTTCATGCTAAAGAAGAAGCATCTGATTACAAGCTATGGCTTCCTCAAGTTCAATTTCTACGCCGACAAG GCGATGACAGTGCTGCTGGCAACGGGGGCTGGAGCAGCGTTTGGGGCAACAATGGACATCAAGAAGTACGCAGGGGACCGCATACCAAAGTTGCAGGATTTTCTTACAGTGATTTATGTCCCCACAACATTCCTTCTTGTCGGATGCATTGCCTGTGCGATTTCTTCTGTCCATTCATCACTTCATCTTCCACGCTGA
- the LOC105156160 gene encoding CASP-like protein PIMP1 isoform X2, which yields MKMPVGVEYDDKGSGDGVGVGSKFPVTALTARLLTLLSLIISVVVLKTNDKSFDNGYVLTYKDFRSYKYMFYVTVFGIGYTLLQIPFALYFMLKKKHLITSYGFLKFNFYADKCCWQRGLEQRLGQQWTSRSTQGTAYQSCRIFLQ from the exons atgaaaatgccTGTGGGTGTGGAGTACGATGATAAGGGTAGTGGTGATGGTGTTGGTGTTGGTTCCAAGTTCCCAGTTACAGCACTCACTGCAAGACTCCTCACCTTGCTTTCTCTCATCATTTCTGTTGTTGTTCTCAAGACCAACGACAAATCCTTCGACAATGGCTATGTCCTTACTTACAAGGATTTCCGTTCTTACAA GTACATGTTTTATGTCACGGTATTTGGAATTGGCTACACCTTGCTGCAAATCCCATTTGCACTATACTTCATGCTAAAGAAGAAGCATCTGATTACAAGCTATGGCTTCCTCAAGTTCAATTTCTACGCCGACAAG TGCTGCTGGCAACGGGGGCTGGAGCAGCGTTTGGGGCAACAATGGACATCAAGAAGTACGCAGGGGACCGCATACCAAAGTTGCAGGATTTTCTTACAGTGA
- the LOC105156314 gene encoding CASP-like protein 4D1 produces MAHPDHQYDEGGGYGSKFPVTVLGARVLTLVSLIVSVVLLETNTVTVDGYHVSYHDFRSYKFMFYVTIIGIAYTVLQIPFAAYYMRKRKHLIPNSAFLHLCFYLDKLMMVLLGLGAGAAFGATMDIKKYVGDNIPKLQDFLTVVYIPSTFLLVGCIACGVSSVHSSFLLPR; encoded by the exons ATGGCTCATCCTGATCATCAGTACGATGAGGGTGGTGGCTATGGTTCCAAGTTCCCAGTCACAGTTCTGGGAGCAAGAGTCCTCACATTGGTTTCCCTCATCGTATCAGTTGTACTGCTCGAGACCAACACCGTCACCGTCGACGGCTACCACGTTTCTTACCATGATTTCCGTTCTTACAA GTTCATGTTTTATGTGACTATAATTGGAATTGCGTACACTGTGCTGCAAATCCCATTTGCGGCATACTACATGCGGAAGAGGAAACATCTCATACCAAACTCTGCCTTCCTACACCTCTGTTTCTATTTGGACAAG CTGATGATGGTGTTGCTAGGATTGGGCGCTGGAGCAGCGTTTGGGGCGACAATGGACATCAAGAAGTACGTAGGGGACAACATACCAAAGTTGCAGGATTTTCTTACAGTGGTTTATATCCCCTCAACATTCCTTCTTGTTGGGTGCATTGCCTGTGGCGTTTCTTCTGTCCATTCATCGTTCCTTCTTCCACGCTGA
- the LOC105156161 gene encoding uncharacterized protein LOC105156161, with amino-acid sequence MAMQTGVAASKVLILVGAGVTGSVILRSGQLSDLISHLQDLIKRLNEAETSPGKYDAALLAAQVRQLAKEIKELSLSNPVTIFNGNSSSTGSYASYILPAAAVGAMGYCYMWWKGWSFSDIMFVTKHNMANAVASVSKQLEHVSEALASTKRHLTKRLENLDWKVDEQREISKLVANDVSEVRSNLNQIGYDIGLIHEMVSGLEGKIELLESKQDITNSGLWYLCQVAGNVKDGQSSKIIQDVGAKLIDHSTAVPEGERAKGLQFIVGTDESNAINKTTSITDEKDFANISAGKVAATKMRIHRSYPVGLSFARDILS; translated from the exons ATGGCGATGCAGACTGGCGTCGCGGCCTCTAAGGTCCTCATCCTCGTCGGCGCag GTGTAACCGGATCTGTCATATTGAGGAGTGGACAATTGTCTGATTTGATTTCTCATCTTCAAGACTTGATAAAAAGGTTAAATGAAGCAGAAACATCACCTGGGAAATATGATGCCGCTCTTCTAGCAGCTCAG GTTCGACAACTCGCGAAGGAAATCAAGGAGTTAAGTTTATCCAATCCTGTTACCATTTTTAATGGGAATTCATCCTCCACTG GAAGTTATGCTTCATACATATTGCCTGCCGCAGCTGTTGGTGCAATGGGATACTGTTACATGTGGTGGAAG GGATGGTCATTCTCTGATATTATGTTTGTCACCAAGCATAATATGGCAAATGCTGTTGCATCTGTGTCGAAGCAGTTAGAGCATGTTTCTGAAGCATTGGCT TCGACAAAGAGGCACTTAACAAAGAGACTGGAAAATCTGGACTGGAAAGTGGATGAGCAGAGGGAGATATCAAAACTTGTCGCCAATGAT GTTAGTGAAGTGAGATCTAATCTTAACCAGATAGGGTACGACATTGGTTTGATCCATGAGATGGTATCTGGCTTG GAAGGAAAAATTGAGCTTCTTGAAAGCAAGCAG GATATCACTAATTCGGGTTTGTGGTATCTCTGCCAAGTCGCTGGAAATGTGAAAGATGGCCAGAGTTCTAAAATTATTCAG GATGTTGGGGCTAAGCTAATAGACCATTCAACTGCAGTTCCAGAGGGAGAGAGGGCAAAG GGGCTTCAGTTCATTGTCGGAACAGATGAATCAAATGCcataaataaaacaacttCAATTACAGATGAAAAAGATTTTGCTAATATTTCTGCTGGAAAGGTGGCAGctacaaaaatgagaattcaCCGGTCTTATCCTGTTGGCCTATCTTTCGCCCGAGACATCCTGAGTTAA
- the LOC105156162 gene encoding serine/threonine-protein kinase BRI1-like 2: protein MQAVIRMTIVHTALLLLLSMAFLGSVFAGGEMGRYTSIKTDAMALLSFKKMIQKDPDGALSDWQLNKDPCTWHGVTCSLGRVAALDLAQSNLVGQVSFAPFSSLDMLTSLNLSANALSVNATTSLVQIPYGVKQLELSFSGILGHIPEGFFANCPNLEYVNLAFNNITGFLPEKLFLRIDNLQYLDLSYNNITGSIANLRIESCSSLSHLDWSGNQMVGSLPASFSNCTNLNELILPENFLSGEIPPSFGALKSLQRLDLSHNHLSGWIPFELGSTCSSLVEVKLSNNNLTGTIPVSFSSCSSLQLLDLSNNNLTGPFPDSILKNLASLESMLLSSNKIDGEFPSSISFCKKLRVVDFSSNMLAGIIPPDICPGAASLEELRAPDNLLYGPIPAQLSQCSQLRVIDFSINYINGSIPSELGNLENLEQLIAWYNSLEGSIPAELGKCKKLKNLILNNNHLSGKIPTELFNCANIEWISLTSNSLSGEIPKEFGLLTRLAVLQLANNSLSGQIPKELANCSTLVWLDLNSNQLSGEIPPRLGRQLGAKALTGILSGNTLVFVRNVGNSCRGVGGLLEFSGIRPERLLQVPSLRSCDFTRLYSGPVLSLFTRYQTLEYLDLSYNQLRGKIPDGFGEMIALQVMVLSHNQLSGEIPASLGQLKNLGVFDASHNRLQGHIPDSFSNLSFLVQIDLSNNELTGQIPSRGQLSTLPASQYANNPGLCGVPLPECTYNDNQQNSANPGETGGKESRKASAGSWANSIVMGILISVASICILIVWAIAMRARRREAEGVKMLHSLQASHSATTWKIEKEKEPLSINVATFQRQLRKLKFSQLIEATNGFSTASMIGSGGFGEVFKATLKDGSSVAIKKLIRLSCQGDREFMAEMETLGKIKHKNLVPLLGYCKIGEERLLVYEFMQYGSLEEMLHGRPRSKDRRILTWEERKKIARGAAKGLCFLHHNCIPHIIHRDMKSSNVLLDNEMEARVSDFGMARLISALDTHLSVSTLAGTPGYVPPEYYQSFRCTAKGDVYSFGVILLELLTGKRPTDKEDFGDTNLVGWVKSKVREGKGMEVIDTELVSTTKGTDEDEAEEVKEMVRYLEITLQCVDDFPSKRPNMLQVVAMLRELAPGGGSGGNSA, encoded by the coding sequence ATCCATGCACATGGCATGGAGTCACTTGCAGCCTTGGAAGAGTAGCAGCCCTTGATCTTGCTCAATCCAATCTCGTTGGCCAAGTCTCTTTCGCTCCCTTTTCGTCGTTAGATATGTTAACTTCCCTCAATCTCTCTGCTAATGCTTTGTCTGTAAATGCCACCACTTCTTTAGTGCAAATCCCTTATGGTGTAAAGCAGCTTGAGCTCTCTTTCTCAGGGATTTTAGGCCATATCCCTGAGGGTTTCTTTGCGAATTGCCCGAATCTTGAGTATGTAAATCTTGCTTTCAACAACATAACAGGTTTCCTGCCCGAAAAATTGTTTCTGCGGATCGATAACTTGCAGTATCTTGATCTGTCCTACAACAACATCACAGGCTCAATAGCCAACTTGAGGATTGAGAGCTGCAGTTCTTTGTCTCATCTTGATTGGTCCGGAAACCAGATGGTGGGATCTCTGCCAGCTTCGTTTTCGAATTGCACGAATCTGAATGAGTTGATTCTGCCTGAGAATTTTCTGTCTGGTGAAATCCCACCATCTTTTGGTGCGTTGAAGAGCTTACAAAGGTTGGATCTTTCTCACAACCATCTCAGTGGTTGGATCCCATTTGAGTTGGGCAGCACATGTAGCTCACTTGTGGAGGTCAAGTTGTCGAACAACAACCTCACGGGAACAATCCCCGTTTCGTTCTCATCGTGTTCTTCGCTTCAGCTTCTTGATTTGTCGAACAACAACCTAACCGGCCCCTTCCCGGATTCGATCCTCAAGAATTTAGCATCTCTGGAGAGCATGTTACTTAGCAGCAATAAGATTGATGGAGAATTTCCCTCTTCCATTTCATTCTGCAAGAAATTGAGAGTAGTGGATTTCAGCTCCAACATGCTTGCTGGGATTATTCCACCAGATATATGTCCAGGGGCAGCCTCACTTGAGGAGCTGAGAGCACCGGATAATTTGCTTTACGGACCGATCCCAGCTCAGTTATCTCAGTGTTCACAGCTCAGAGTCATTGATTTCAgcataaattatatcaatggCTCTATTCCATCAGAACTTGGGAATCTTGAAAATCTGGAGCAGTTGATAGCATGGTACAACAGCTTGGAAGGGAGCATACCTGCAGAGTTGGGAAAATGCAAGAAACTCAAGAATCTCATCCTGAACAACAATCATTTGAGTGGAAAAATCCCAACAGAGTTGTTCAATTGTGCTAATATAGAGTGGATTTCTCTTACTAGCAATAGTCTGAGTGGTGAGATTCCAAAAGAATTCGGGTTGTTAACGAGGCTTGCAGTTCTTCAACTAGCGAATAATAGCTTGAGTGGGCAGATTCCAAAGGAGTTGGCAAACTGCAGCACTTTAGTTTGGCTGGACCTGAATAGCAATCAACTGAGTGGCGAAATCCCACCTCGGCTCGGGAGGCAGCTAGGAGCAAAGGCATTGACTGGAATCCTCTCAGGAAACACTCTTGTGTTTGTTCGAAATGTAGGCAACTCATGCAGAGGAGTAGGAGGATTACTTGAATTCTCAGGCATTCGTCCTGAAAGGCTGCTGCAAGTCCCATCACTTAGAAGTTGTGATTTTACTCGCTTGTACTCTGGTCCCGTTTTAAGTCTTTTTACCCGGTATCAGACCTTGGAGTATCTTGATCTTTCCTACAATCAGCTAAGAGGAAAAATCCCTGATGGATTTGGTGAAATGATAGCTTTGCAAGTTATGGTTTTGTCCCATAACCAGTTATCTGGTGAAATTCCAGCTTCTTTAGGCCAGCTCAAGAATCTTGGAGTGTTCGATGCGTCCCATAACAGATTGCAGGGTCACATTCCTGATTCGTTTTCGAATCTGTCTTTCTTGGTGCAAATCGATCTGTCCAACAATGAACTGACAGGGCAAATTCCATCAAGAGGCCAGCTTAGTACACTTCCAGCCAGCCAGTATGCAAATAATCCAGGCCTTTGTGGGGTTCCTCTACCCGAATGCACATACAATGACAACCAGCAGAATTCAGCAAATCCTGGTGAAACTGGTGGAAAAGAAAGCCGAAAGGCTTCTGCTGGTTCTTGGGCTAACAGCATTGTTATGGGGATACTAATTTCTGTTGCCTCTATCTGCATCCTGATCGTGTGGGCCATTGCAATGCGTGCTAGACGGAGAGAGGCTGAGGGAGTAAAAATGCTTCACAGTCTACAGGCATCTCACTCTGCCACAACGTGGAAGATCGAGAAGGAGAAAGAGCCATTGAGCATAAATGTTGCCACTTTCCAGAGGCAGTTGAGGAAGCTCAAGTTCTCACAGCTGATTGAGGCTACAAATGGATTCTCAACAGCAAGCATGATAGGCTCAGGTGGATTTGGTGAAGTTTTCAAGGCCACTTTGAAGGACGGATCGAGTGTTGCAATAAAGAAACTCATACGGTTAAGCTGCCAGGGCGACCGGGAGTTCATGGCTGAGATGGAAACACTAGGAAAGATCAAACACAAGAATCTTGTTCCCCTCTTAGGCTATTGCAAAATTGGAGAGGAGAGGCTTCTAGTCTACGAATTCATGCAATACGGTAGCCTTGAAGAAATGCTACACGGTCGGCCAAGGAGTAAAGACAGACGGATCTTGACatgggaagaaagaaaaaagatagcCAGAGGTGCTGCTAAAGGCCTCTGTTTCCTTCATCACAACTGCATTCCCCACATCATACACCGCGACATGAAGTCCAGCAACGTGCTTCTAGACAACGAAATGGAAGCCCGTGTATCGGATTTTGGAATGGCAAGGCTCATTAGTGCTCTAGACACACACCTAAGCGTTAGCACGCTTGCAGGGACGCCAGGGTACGTGCCACCCGAGTACTACCAGAGCTTCCGCTGCACAGCAAAAGGCGATGTTTACTCGTTTGGAGTCATACTCTTGGAGCTCCTAACAGGGAAGAGGCCGACAGATAAGGAAGACTTTGGCGACACAAACTTGGTGGGGTGGGTGAAGAGTAAGGTGAGAGAAGGCAAAGGCATGGAAGTCATAGACACGGAGCTCGTCTCCACGACAAAAGGCACAGATGAGGACGAGGCAGAAGAGGTGAAAGAGATGGTGAGGTACTTAGAGATAACACTGCAATGTGTCGACGACTTCCCATCGAAACGGCCTAATATGCTGCAGGTGGTGGCAATGCTGAGGGAACTGGCGCCAGGGGGTGGCAGTGGAGGCAACAGTGCTTGA